The following proteins are co-located in the Brevibacillus laterosporus DSM 25 genome:
- a CDS encoding cysteine hydrolase family protein — protein MNQKAILIIDYTNDFVATNGALTCGEPAQKIEERIVHLTNHFLQEGEFVVMAIDAHEERDPFHPESKLYPPHNMLGSEGRQLYGELQNLYKQKEAFIYWMDKTRYSAFEGTDLALQLYTRGIRQIHLVGTCTDICILHTAVSAWYLGFEVIIHEDAVASFNSVGHDWALQHCKNQMGMQVVTNY, from the coding sequence ATGAACCAAAAAGCTATCCTGATCATCGATTATACAAATGATTTTGTTGCAACCAACGGTGCTTTGACGTGCGGAGAACCTGCCCAAAAAATTGAAGAGCGCATTGTTCATCTTACCAATCACTTTCTACAAGAGGGAGAATTCGTAGTGATGGCTATAGATGCACACGAAGAAAGAGATCCCTTCCATCCTGAATCGAAGCTCTATCCCCCCCACAATATGCTCGGGAGTGAGGGACGCCAATTATATGGCGAACTGCAAAACCTCTATAAACAAAAGGAAGCGTTTATTTATTGGATGGATAAAACCAGATATAGCGCATTTGAAGGAACTGATTTAGCGTTACAGCTTTATACGCGCGGTATTCGTCAAATTCATCTTGTTGGTACATGCACTGATATATGTATACTCCATACGGCGGTATCTGCTTGGTACCTAGGCTTTGAAGTTATTATTCATGAGGACGCAGTTGCAAGCTTTAACTCTGTTGGACACGATTGGGCATTACAGCATTGTAAAAACCAAATGGGAATGCAGGTTGTAACTAACTATTGA
- a CDS encoding NUDIX hydrolase: protein MQIPPKEKPVYRSPDGLPTDICIFTITSEPRKDTNHKSLPDRKLKILLIQRDPQSDRFPGYWAFPGGFLNEHETLDQCAERELREETHILNDKVHIKQLKAYYTPGRDPGGWIPTVVYYALVNEQALAGYKADDDAVDARLFTVEEAMSMNLAFDHNEILKDALQKIQEIMVQTNIAKEFLPEEFTLSELLQVIETVVPDFKVDRSNFSRRLVSTINRKGIIEEVRDAEGSAKYSTKYSQNRAKLYKFTNYVPFVSIY, encoded by the coding sequence TTGCAAATTCCTCCAAAGGAAAAGCCAGTCTATCGCTCTCCTGATGGTTTACCTACCGACATTTGTATTTTTACGATTACATCGGAGCCCAGAAAAGATACCAACCACAAATCACTTCCCGATCGTAAGTTAAAAATATTGCTGATTCAGCGTGATCCTCAAAGTGATCGCTTTCCAGGATATTGGGCTTTTCCAGGCGGTTTTCTCAATGAACACGAAACGCTTGATCAATGTGCTGAACGTGAATTACGTGAGGAAACACATATCTTAAATGACAAAGTACATATTAAACAGCTAAAAGCCTACTACACTCCAGGACGTGATCCTGGTGGATGGATTCCAACAGTTGTTTATTATGCCCTTGTTAATGAGCAGGCATTGGCTGGATATAAAGCTGATGACGATGCCGTAGATGCACGTTTGTTCACAGTTGAGGAAGCAATGTCTATGAATTTGGCGTTTGACCACAACGAAATTTTGAAGGATGCTCTACAAAAAATTCAAGAGATTATGGTTCAAACAAATATTGCAAAAGAATTTCTACCAGAAGAATTTACGTTATCTGAATTACTTCAGGTCATTGAAACGGTGGTACCCGATTTTAAAGTAGATCGCTCTAATTTTAGCAGACGATTGGTGTCAACGATAAATAGAAAAGGGATTATTGAAGAAGTCAGAGATGCTGAAGGTTCCGCTAAATACTCGACTAAATACTCACAAAACCGAGCCAAACTATATAAATTTACAAATTACGTGCCATTTGTGAGCATCTATTAA
- a CDS encoding VOC family protein gives MKIKLTSIFVDDQNKALTFYTDVLGFVKKRELPAGDFKWLTVVSPEGPNDIELLLEPLGHPAAKTFQKEMFEAGIPVTAFAVEDIHKEYERMIGLGVVFKTKPIDMNETSIAVFNDTCGNLIQLFQG, from the coding sequence ATGAAGATTAAACTAACTAGTATATTTGTCGATGACCAGAATAAGGCCCTCACATTTTATACGGATGTTTTGGGCTTTGTGAAAAAAAGAGAATTGCCAGCTGGAGATTTTAAATGGTTAACGGTTGTCTCGCCAGAAGGACCGAACGATATTGAATTGCTTCTTGAGCCACTAGGACATCCTGCTGCCAAGACATTCCAAAAGGAAATGTTTGAGGCAGGCATACCTGTAACGGCGTTTGCTGTTGAGGATATTCACAAAGAGTACGAAAGGATGATCGGGCTAGGTGTGGTGTTTAAGACAAAGCCTATAGACATGAATGAGACCTCCATTGCTGTGTTTAATGATACATGTGGTAATCTCATACAACTCTTTCAGGGATGA
- a CDS encoding TetR/AcrR family transcriptional regulator, with product MARKARTEMIAETCAKLVGAARKAFGTIGYADTSMDELTASVGLTRGALYHHFGDKKGLLAAVVQEIDVEMDDRLAKISETAEGNWEGFVSRCRAYLAMALEPEIQRIVLRDAPSVLGNDYSRSSQSHCLATMAHMLEQLMEDQLIATTDCEALARLLNGGLVDAALWIANSENAESDLAKALKSLSVILNGLLLTKDYRAE from the coding sequence ATGGCTCGAAAAGCGCGGACGGAAATGATTGCAGAAACATGCGCCAAGTTAGTGGGCGCGGCAAGGAAGGCTTTTGGCACGATTGGGTACGCAGACACATCCATGGATGAACTCACAGCTTCTGTGGGACTAACGCGCGGTGCGCTCTATCATCATTTTGGTGATAAAAAGGGTTTATTGGCAGCCGTTGTTCAAGAAATCGATGTGGAAATGGATGACAGATTGGCAAAGATCTCAGAGACAGCAGAAGGAAATTGGGAAGGCTTCGTCAGTCGCTGTCGTGCTTATCTCGCTATGGCGCTTGAGCCAGAGATCCAGCGAATCGTGCTAAGAGACGCACCATCAGTACTAGGCAATGATTATTCTCGATCATCACAGTCTCATTGCCTAGCAACAATGGCTCACATGCTTGAACAATTGATGGAGGACCAACTAATTGCAACGACTGACTGTGAAGCCTTAGCACGTCTATTGAATGGAGGTCTCGTAGACGCTGCTTTATGGATCGCAAACTCCGAGAATGCCGAGTCTGACTTAGCCAAGGCTTTAAAGAGCCTCTCTGTCATACTGAATGGCTTGCTTTTAACGAAGGATTATAGAGCGGAATAA
- a CDS encoding MFS transporter, with protein sequence MPNPYRELFDAPGAKGFSAAGFIARMPISMTGIGLVTMLSQLRGEYWLAGTVAATFALATALMAPQISRLVDRLGQSRVLLPATVVCVLSIIALLLCTRYQAPDWTLFLFALLAGCMPSMPAMVRARWTELYRGSPKLHTAFSFESVVDEICFIIGPVISVGLSVMVFPEAGPLLSCVFLAIGVLLFTAQKSTEPAVRPLSTRSKGAVIKIGSLRVLVYTLAAIGTIFGTVDVVSVAFSENQGNTVAASMVLSVYAIGSCLAGLIFGTLTLNAPLYRQFLGAVAISTMTMLPLLFVDRIATLAVAIFFAGMSVAPTMIITMGLVEKIVPESQITEGMTWAITGLGIGVALGSAVAGWFVDRFGARSGFFVAVVAGVLALVIIILGYRALRSAYNQAIMSMEKM encoded by the coding sequence ATGCCTAATCCATATCGTGAGTTATTCGATGCCCCTGGCGCAAAGGGTTTCTCGGCTGCTGGTTTTATTGCGCGGATGCCTATATCTATGACTGGCATCGGTCTTGTAACTATGTTGTCTCAGTTACGCGGCGAGTATTGGCTTGCCGGTACTGTTGCCGCTACCTTTGCGTTAGCGACAGCTTTGATGGCCCCTCAAATTTCCCGTTTGGTGGATCGATTAGGTCAATCCCGTGTTTTGCTACCAGCCACAGTGGTTTGCGTGCTATCTATTATCGCCTTACTACTGTGTACCAGATATCAAGCGCCAGATTGGACGTTATTCCTTTTCGCATTATTGGCAGGATGCATGCCTAGTATGCCAGCGATGGTACGTGCCCGATGGACCGAGCTTTACCGAGGCTCGCCAAAGCTGCATACCGCTTTTTCCTTCGAGTCGGTTGTTGATGAAATTTGCTTTATCATCGGCCCGGTCATTTCTGTTGGTTTAAGCGTTATGGTTTTCCCAGAAGCGGGTCCTCTTCTGTCGTGCGTATTTCTAGCAATAGGGGTATTGCTATTCACGGCACAAAAGAGTACCGAACCTGCTGTGCGTCCCCTTAGCACTAGAAGCAAGGGAGCGGTGATCAAGATTGGTTCTTTGAGAGTGCTGGTGTACACACTCGCAGCCATAGGAACCATATTTGGGACAGTGGATGTAGTAAGTGTAGCTTTTTCTGAAAATCAGGGAAATACGGTAGCCGCCAGCATGGTGCTTTCCGTCTATGCTATCGGTTCATGTCTAGCCGGATTGATTTTCGGAACTCTTACGTTGAACGCTCCGCTTTATCGTCAGTTTCTGGGAGCCGTTGCAATATCGACGATGACGATGCTTCCACTTCTGTTCGTAGATAGAATTGCTACGTTAGCAGTCGCTATTTTTTTCGCTGGAATGTCTGTGGCTCCCACTATGATCATCACGATGGGATTGGTGGAAAAAATTGTTCCGGAGTCCCAGATTACGGAAGGAATGACCTGGGCAATCACAGGCTTGGGCATCGGGGTTGCTCTAGGATCAGCTGTAGCTGGATGGTTTGTGGATAGATTTGGCGCACGGTCAGGGTTTTTCGTGGCCGTAGTGGCAGGTGTGCTTGCTCTGGTTATCATAATTCTTGGCTACAGAGCCCTCCGATCAGCATACAATCAAGCGATCATGAGCATGGAGAAAATGTAG
- the ribD gene encoding bifunctional diaminohydroxyphosphoribosylaminopyrimidine deaminase/5-amino-6-(5-phosphoribosylamino)uracil reductase RibD: protein MEQSFMKLAIQLAEGARHQTSPNPTVGAVIVKHGSIVGMGAHLRAGESHAEIHALRMAGEKAMGATVYVTLEPCSHYGKTPPCVQALLEAGVARVVIATVDSNPLVAGKGLAVLKNAGVDVQIGVLEKEARQCNESFFHYINTRRPFVTLKTASTLDGKLATTTGDSKWITSEIARREVHEERAKSDAILVGISTVIQDDPLLTARLYENGKQPIRVILDQTLRIPKTATILKDSTSLVWIFTTRRASQQKAAFLRAKGIRITVQQEDQLTIPFVLQTLGEAEIVSVLVEGGSKISGAFLEAKAIQKVIAYVAFTLVGGEQAPVAYGGFGIPFMKDAIRLRDVTVETVSEQELRITGYPLWTDPINS from the coding sequence TTGGAGCAATCTTTTATGAAGCTAGCAATCCAATTGGCAGAGGGAGCAAGGCATCAGACATCTCCTAATCCTACAGTGGGTGCTGTTATTGTTAAGCACGGGAGCATCGTAGGAATGGGAGCACATCTGCGAGCAGGTGAATCCCACGCTGAAATTCACGCCTTACGAATGGCTGGGGAAAAGGCAATGGGGGCGACTGTATACGTAACCCTAGAGCCATGCAGTCATTATGGAAAAACACCACCATGTGTACAAGCGCTACTGGAGGCAGGAGTTGCGCGGGTTGTCATCGCTACAGTAGATTCCAATCCACTGGTGGCAGGTAAAGGTTTAGCAGTACTAAAAAATGCAGGTGTTGATGTACAAATCGGTGTATTGGAGAAAGAAGCCCGACAATGTAATGAGTCGTTTTTTCATTATATCAACACGAGAAGGCCGTTTGTTACGTTGAAGACGGCTAGTACATTAGATGGGAAGTTGGCCACAACAACAGGCGATAGCAAATGGATTACAAGTGAAATTGCACGAAGAGAAGTTCATGAGGAAAGAGCCAAATCTGACGCTATTTTAGTGGGCATCAGCACCGTAATACAAGATGATCCTTTACTTACAGCTCGGTTGTATGAAAATGGAAAGCAGCCGATACGTGTCATTCTTGATCAAACACTTCGTATTCCAAAGACAGCTACTATTTTGAAGGATTCTACATCTTTGGTCTGGATTTTTACCACAAGAAGAGCTTCTCAACAAAAAGCAGCGTTCCTGCGTGCAAAAGGAATCCGGATTACGGTGCAGCAGGAAGATCAACTAACGATACCTTTTGTTCTACAAACCTTGGGAGAGGCTGAAATTGTCTCGGTACTTGTGGAAGGTGGTAGCAAGATAAGTGGGGCTTTTTTAGAAGCAAAAGCAATACAAAAAGTAATCGCCTATGTCGCTTTTACACTCGTGGGTGGAGAGCAGGCTCCAGTTGCCTATGGGGGATTCGGCATCCCCTTTATGAAAGATGCAATCAGGCTGAGGGATGTAACCGTAGAGACGGTGAGTGAACAGGAACTGAGGATAACGGGTTACCCACTTTGG